CCCCCAACGATCAGAGCGAACTGTACCGGTACTTTGTTGCGCTCGCCGATGCGGCGACCAAGCCGCTGATGCTGTACAATATTCCGTTCACCACCAAGGCCTTCATCGAGTTGGACACAGTGCAGCGATTGATGCAGGTGGAGAATATCATCGGCATCAAGGACAGTTCGATGGATTGGGTTTATCTGATGAATCTGATCTGTTTGAAAAAATCGCGGCCCGACTGGAGCATTTTTATCGGCAAGACTCATATGTGGGCTGCCGGGATCCTCTCTGGAGCGGACGGCGGGTTGGACGGCATCTCCAATCTGATTCCCGCTCACTGCGTGCGCCTGTACGAAGCGATCATGGCCAAGTCCCCGGCATGCTACGCGTTGCAGGCCGAAATCAACGAGATCTTTCGCGTTTACGAATGCAAATCGTTCCTCGGCGGCATCAAGGCGGCTGTGTCGTTCTTGGGCCTGTGCCGGCCCGACACCATCGCCCCGATTCTGCCGGCCGACGAAGCGGAAAAAGAAAAAATCAAAGCCCTGTTGCAGCGCCATCACCTCTTACCCTAAGGAAGCCCCATGAAGGTAAACGTCCGTTTTCTCTCTACCTTGTTGATTGCTCTTTTTGCTCTGCTCATCGCCGTGATTGCGCTGTACCGGGCCAACACCGCGCACCAATTGGCGCTGTCCGATCTGAGCATCGAAGAATCCGATGCCCTGATCACGCCGCTGTACGATGAAAGCGACGGCAGTTGGACCTATCTGGCGGTGTATGAGATCTCGGTTTCCAATTTATGCGGCCCGCCTGTGCAGTGGATAAGCATCGCGCCGGCGCAGGATGCCGGCGGTTTCCTTAAAGGGCTGAAAAACGGCGGGATCGTCTCCCCGGCGCTCTCTTATCAGGCTTTTATTTGCGGGCCCACTCTGGCGGATCTGCAGGCTGATCCCAAACTGATTCGAGGATTGACGGAAAAGCCGATCACCGGCACGACACTGCTTCATTATACGCTGAAGGCCGGGGAGAATCGGACTCAGCGCGTGGGCGTCCTCGTTCAAGCGTTCGACGCGCAGCAGAACGCTTTGGCCGATATGGTGTTGCTTTCGTTGGATCTGTCTTTTGATCATCATCGCCGCTACACGTTCCGCCGCGGTTTTGCCGTGCAGCCGGTTAAGGCGGAATGACCCATCCGCTGTCCACCGGCCGGGCGCAGCGGTGCGGCCGTTCCAGACCGGATGATCGACCCGTCCGGCCTTTGGTTCCTGTCCCTTGCGTAAGGAGTCTATATGCGTATGCATTCTCTTTTTTTTCTCCTGCTCGCCTTTTTTTTCTGCACCACTGAACGTGTAAATGGCTACTCCCCCTCAGCAGGGCTCCACCGCGTCCCGGTTCATATGGATTCCACTTTTCGCGACAGCCGGTTCATGACCATGCGCAAGGGCGAAAAAATGGAGTACTCGATGCCTGAATTTAAAACGCTGGAGCAGTGGCAGGCTTTTCGTGATCAGCTGCGCTTAAACATTCTGATCAGCACCGGACTCTATCCAATGCCGGAAAAAACCAAACTTTCCAGCCGTATTTTTTCCATGACCCGGCATGAGGACTATACCGTGGAAAAAGTCCTTTTTGAAAGCTATCCGGGTTTTTGGGTCACCGGCAATCTCTATCGTCCGGTCGGCAAAACAGGACCATTTCCCGCCATTTTAACACCGCATGGACACTGGACCAACGGCCGTCTCGAGGACACAGAAGTCAATTCGGCGCCCGGCCGCTGCATCAACTTTGCCCGGCAGGGATACATCGTCTTCAGTTATGATATGGTGGGCTATCAGGACAGCAAACAGATCTCGCACAAGTTCGCCGATTCGCCGCGTCATCAATTGTGGGGCATCAATCTCATGGGGCTGCAGCTGTGGAACAGCATCCGCAGTCTGGACTTTGTCACCGGTCTGTCGGATGTGGATTCTTCGCGCATCGCCTGCACCGGCGAATCCGGCGGCGGCACGCAAACGTTCATGCTCACCGCCGTGGATCCGCGCATCAGGGTTGCCGCGCCGGTGAACATGGTGTCGGCTCACTTTCAGGGCGGCTGTCTCTGCGAAAACGCACCGGGATTGCGGTTGGACTATTTCAATGTCGAGATCGCTGCCATGGCTGCGCCGCGGCCGCTGCTGCTGGTGTCCACCAAGCAGGACTG
This sequence is a window from bacterium. Protein-coding genes within it:
- a CDS encoding dihydrodipicolinate synthase family protein produces the protein PNDQSELYRYFVALADAATKPLMLYNIPFTTKAFIELDTVQRLMQVENIIGIKDSSMDWVYLMNLICLKKSRPDWSIFIGKTHMWAAGILSGADGGLDGISNLIPAHCVRLYEAIMAKSPACYALQAEINEIFRVYECKSFLGGIKAAVSFLGLCRPDTIAPILPADEAEKEKIKALLQRHHLLP